From the Gasterosteus aculeatus chromosome 13, fGasAcu3.hap1.1, whole genome shotgun sequence genome, one window contains:
- the LOC120831357 gene encoding glial cell line-derived neurotrophic factor-like produces MKLWDGLTTCLILLSAVHASRLLRSRPRSASTESNGRAPEIPLQLPPVHIRLSVTSPSIGAGWGGTLAGGDAHPTEEPTPSEFEDMVDFIKGTISRMRRSPFSTTSSPSTEGVSGSTRNRRQRRKGATQRRGGGRGGRARDGGAARKAKGGQGCALKQIHLNVTDLGLGYRSSEEMIFRYCSGPCRKSETNYDKILHNLAHNKRLPPKDTPPQACCRPTAYDDDLSFLDDNLVYHTVRKHSARKCGCV; encoded by the exons ATGAAGTTATGGGACGGTCTGACCACTTGTTTGATTCTGCTCAGCGCCGTGCACGCCAGCCGGTTGCTCCGGAGCCGACCGCGGTCCGCGTCCACCGAGAGTAACGGGCGCGCCCCCGAGATCCCCCTGCAGCTCCCGCCGGTTCACATCCGCCTTTCTGTCACTTCCCCGAGCATCGGCGCGGGTTGGGGAGGGACGCTGGCGGGGGGAGACGCAC ACCCCACGGAGGAACCAACCCCAAGCGAGTTTGAGGACATGGTGGACTTCATCAAAGGGACCATCAGCAGAATGCGTCGCTcccccttctccaccacctcctcgcCCTCTACAGAAGGAGTGAGCGGCAGCACTCGAAAcagaaggcagaggaggaaaggggcGACCCAGCGGAGGGGTGGAGGGCGTGGAGGGAGAGCCAGGGACGGGGGAGCTGCGAGGAAGGCCAAGGGAGGACAAGGCTGTGCGCTCAAACAGATCCACCTCAACGTGACGGACCTGGGCCTGGGCTACCGCTCCAGCGAGGAGATGATATTCAGGTACTGCTCGGGGCCCTGCAGGAAGTCGGAGACCAACTACGACAAAATCCTTCACAACCTCGCTCACAACAAGAGGCTTCCCCCTAAAGACACGCCCCCCCAGGCCTGCTGTCGACCCACCGCGTATGACGACGACCTCTCGTTTCTGGACGACAACCTGGTCTACCACACCGTGAGGAAGCACTCTGCGAGGAAGTGCGGCTGTGTGTAG